In a genomic window of Candidatus Neomarinimicrobiota bacterium:
- a CDS encoding mannose-1-phosphate guanylyltransferase, protein MYGVIIAGGNGERFWPHSRSHKPKQFLKMVGKITMLRATFNRIVKIVPVENIIVVTNKLLLKLVQEQLPELNEKNILIEPKSRNTAPAIALAALYINEIDPGATMAIFPADHVIKNQEKFRQALRHARKLAERTDGLVTIGITPERPETGYGYIQVNFSKEVQGGYRVKTFAEKPTIGTAKRFIESGDFFWNSGMFIWRSSVILREMEENIPELYQPLAILKGQFKTKNFSTKLKKAFSAIKSTSIDYAVMEVSKNVYMVKGEFEWNDLGSWDALYELSSKNKDGNSIEGNVSAIDTKNSLIKTTGKYVATIGLEEMIVIATDDVVLIAPRERAQEIKDLVESLKKSSNKKYL, encoded by the coding sequence ATGTATGGAGTAATTATCGCCGGCGGCAATGGTGAGCGATTTTGGCCACACAGCAGATCTCACAAACCCAAACAATTCTTAAAGATGGTCGGCAAAATTACAATGCTTAGAGCTACGTTCAATAGGATAGTTAAAATTGTTCCTGTGGAAAATATAATTGTAGTCACAAACAAACTCTTGCTTAAGCTTGTACAAGAACAGCTTCCCGAATTAAATGAAAAAAATATACTTATAGAGCCTAAATCAAGGAACACTGCTCCCGCAATTGCGCTGGCTGCTTTATATATCAATGAAATAGACCCCGGCGCTACTATGGCGATATTCCCTGCTGACCATGTAATTAAAAACCAGGAAAAGTTCCGGCAGGCATTACGGCACGCGCGGAAATTGGCTGAGAGAACCGACGGATTGGTAACTATCGGTATTACGCCGGAAAGACCTGAAACGGGATATGGATATATACAGGTTAATTTTTCTAAAGAGGTTCAGGGAGGTTATAGGGTAAAGACTTTTGCGGAGAAACCCACAATAGGAACCGCAAAACGTTTCATCGAAAGCGGAGACTTTTTCTGGAATAGCGGAATGTTTATTTGGCGATCTTCGGTAATATTGCGCGAAATGGAAGAAAATATACCCGAGCTCTATCAGCCATTGGCTATATTAAAAGGACAATTCAAAACTAAGAACTTTTCAACAAAATTAAAAAAGGCTTTCTCGGCAATAAAATCTACTTCAATTGATTATGCCGTAATGGAAGTTTCTAAAAATGTGTATATGGTTAAAGGTGAATTCGAATGGAATGATTTAGGTTCATGGGATGCGTTATACGAACTAAGCAGTAAGAATAAAGATGGAAATTCGATAGAGGGAAATGTGAGCGCGATAGATACGAAAAATTCTTTGATAAAAACCACAGGCAAATATGTAGCGACTATCGGGCTTGAAGAAATGATAGTTATCGCCACAGATGACGTCGTATTGATTGCTCCGCGGGAACGTGCTCAGGAGATAAAAGATTTAGTTGAATCGCTTAAAAAGAGCAGTAACAAAAAGTATTTATAA
- a CDS encoding carboxymuconolactone decarboxylase family protein → MSWIEMISYDDSEGDLRERFEPLQYAEGKIAHIMQIHSLLPSTMTSHSGFYRDIMFGRSDLSRKERELAATVVSIVNECHY, encoded by the coding sequence ATGTCCTGGATAGAGATGATTTCTTATGATGATTCCGAAGGCGATTTAAGGGAAAGGTTTGAACCTCTTCAATACGCCGAGGGTAAAATAGCCCATATAATGCAGATTCATAGTCTATTGCCTTCCACAATGACTTCACACTCCGGATTTTATCGTGATATAATGTTTGGTCGCTCGGATTTATCCCGCAAAGAGCGCGAGCTTGCGGCAACCGTGGTCTCTATCGTCAACGAATGTCATTACTGA
- the fusA gene encoding elongation factor G has product MKEYKSEDIRNITLIGHSGSGKTTLTEAMLFSAGAINRQGKVDEGTTTSDYRSDEKERQISIQTSLNQFEYNGCKISVLDTPGYSDFVGEVKSALRISDMALIVFHSAAGVEVGTEQAWEFARDRNLGTVFAVNFLDKENANYEQVIKVAKERFGQGILPVQFPVNQGINFDSIVDVLLGKLLKFSKDGSGKSTAEEIPGEHQDHANHLKEALIDAAAETDDSLLEKYLESGELSDEELLNGIRFGIAAGKIHPVYCISASGNMGVREVLDGLTTYGTSPVDTPDPVGVKPGTDEEITRKVSTEEKTSALIFKTVSEAHVGELSFFRVYSGRIKSGLDLSNSTRNNSERIAQIFSITGHERKEVRELPAGDIGAVVKLKNTHTGDTLSDPKDQIVYEPTQYPTAVLSVAVSAPIPGEEDKIGTGLGSLHEEDPSFHLEIDAELSQMVVHSQGELHLEVILSRLKRRFSVEVITKQPRIPYRETIRSSADFRAKYKKQSGGRGQYGDAHVKVEPLPRGKGFEFVNKVVGGVIPTKFIPSVERGVNETVLKGIIADSKIVDIKATVFDGSYHAVDSSDVAFKIAGSMAFKQAFLDAKPVILEPIYTVQVKVPEDHMGDVMGDITARRGKISGMDGDGHFQIINAKIPLAELYKYSTSLRSITGGRGLHSQEFSHYEETTADVGRKIMKAAGGEEE; this is encoded by the coding sequence TTGAAAGAATATAAATCAGAAGATATTAGGAATATTACGCTAATCGGACATTCCGGCAGCGGAAAGACTACGCTGACAGAAGCAATGCTATTTTCTGCGGGGGCTATAAACAGGCAGGGGAAAGTTGATGAAGGAACGACCACATCGGATTATCGAAGCGACGAAAAAGAAAGACAAATTTCAATCCAAACATCTCTTAATCAATTTGAATATAACGGATGTAAGATAAGCGTTCTTGATACTCCCGGATACTCGGATTTTGTCGGGGAAGTTAAAAGCGCTCTGAGAATTTCTGATATGGCCCTAATAGTATTCCATTCAGCAGCAGGCGTTGAGGTAGGAACCGAGCAGGCATGGGAGTTTGCAAGGGATAGAAATCTTGGAACCGTGTTTGCGGTAAACTTTCTTGACAAAGAAAACGCCAACTATGAACAGGTGATAAAGGTCGCTAAAGAGCGTTTCGGACAGGGGATACTACCCGTACAATTCCCGGTTAATCAGGGAATTAATTTTGATTCGATTGTGGACGTCCTCTTGGGTAAATTACTGAAATTTTCCAAAGACGGGAGCGGCAAATCAACAGCTGAGGAAATTCCCGGTGAACATCAGGATCACGCCAATCATCTGAAAGAAGCGCTTATAGATGCCGCTGCCGAAACTGACGACAGTTTGCTTGAAAAATATTTGGAGAGCGGAGAACTCTCAGATGAAGAGCTGTTAAACGGCATAAGATTTGGAATTGCGGCAGGAAAAATACATCCTGTTTACTGCATCTCGGCATCAGGCAATATGGGTGTGCGGGAAGTGCTGGACGGACTGACTACTTACGGTACCTCACCGGTTGATACTCCTGATCCTGTGGGCGTGAAACCCGGAACAGATGAGGAAATCACGCGAAAGGTATCCACTGAAGAAAAGACGTCAGCGCTTATATTTAAAACTGTAAGCGAAGCGCATGTGGGAGAACTTTCATTCTTTAGAGTTTATTCGGGAAGAATCAAATCAGGACTGGATTTGTCTAACTCAACCCGGAACAATTCTGAGAGGATAGCCCAGATTTTTTCCATTACGGGGCATGAAAGAAAGGAAGTTCGTGAACTTCCTGCCGGGGACATCGGTGCGGTAGTTAAGCTGAAAAACACTCATACGGGCGATACTCTGAGTGATCCCAAAGACCAGATAGTTTACGAGCCAACGCAATATCCTACAGCTGTTTTGAGCGTAGCCGTATCAGCTCCAATTCCGGGGGAAGAAGATAAAATCGGAACGGGATTGGGTTCTCTTCATGAAGAAGATCCGTCATTTCATCTCGAGATTGACGCTGAATTATCTCAAATGGTGGTACATTCTCAGGGTGAACTTCATCTTGAGGTCATCCTTTCACGGTTGAAAAGGCGATTTTCAGTGGAGGTAATAACTAAACAGCCGCGAATTCCTTATCGCGAAACTATCAGGTCTTCAGCCGACTTTAGGGCGAAATATAAAAAACAGTCGGGAGGAAGAGGACAATATGGCGACGCCCACGTTAAAGTTGAGCCGCTTCCGCGAGGAAAGGGATTCGAGTTTGTAAATAAGGTCGTAGGCGGAGTAATACCGACCAAATTCATTCCTTCCGTGGAAAGGGGAGTCAATGAGACTGTTTTGAAAGGAATAATTGCCGACAGTAAGATAGTTGATATAAAGGCGACGGTATTTGACGGTTCCTATCACGCTGTGGACTCTTCTGACGTGGCATTCAAGATTGCGGGGTCAATGGCATTTAAACAAGCGTTTCTCGATGCTAAGCCTGTTATTCTTGAGCCTATCTATACTGTGCAGGTGAAGGTTCCTGAAGACCATATGGGCGATGTAATGGGCGATATAACGGCGCGGAGAGGGAAGATTTCAGGAATGGATGGTGATGGACATTTTCAGATTATCAATGCGAAAATACCTCTTGCGGAATTATACAAATACTCTACTTCATTGAGGTCCATCACGGGCGGTAGAGGACTGCACAGCCAGGAATTTTCCCATTACGAAGAGACGACTGCCGATGTGGGCAGAAAAATTATGAAGGCAGCGGGCGGTGAGGAAGAATAG
- a CDS encoding SpoIIE family protein phosphatase, which yields MSQIIDKITKPSEIGKSVADIQDIEDYVKGYKYGGDYLSFVKELAVILSETLGTRMTAIFMDVGKAFTLDAIHGSLSGKVLKMSVLGGGNFEELLSSSDDYLELKEDLYFRTPENKRICLMCMDAGFKYVIPLKIDEKIVGMIFTERLDDDYFNGESGTNFKEILSLLSQKLRLGKADLILEKESLRKATMIGLTEKLSAITETEDLLKSILDYLKSVVDYNAAGIFLIEGDNKKIKDRYQVGFDLERLDKVDMKVGKGIIGSSIELRKAILTPDVSLEPKYVVARQETKSEICVPLIRGDKVLGAFNVENDKSYAYGFDDLDMLTGVANIAAVVIDNARLFKLSKEKQEIERDIKIAADIQKALLPHHLPEVEGLDMAASTIQSKMVGGDLYDVSMFASGRVSITIGDVSGKGIPAAILMANLYASYKGLARTNLPVEELVNQLNLLIYGATDDDRFATFFYGVYDPEDKQMAYCNGGHNPPLVIRSDGKIELLEAGGPAIGFVTDKEYKSGIVKFNKGDYLLLYTDGVTEAENRNGDFYGIDKLSDISLKSRGKSAIELHDNIIRDLQKFSKGSMAKSDDVTLISIRII from the coding sequence TTGAGTCAAATTATAGATAAAATTACCAAACCGTCTGAAATAGGAAAAAGTGTTGCTGATATTCAGGACATAGAGGACTACGTCAAAGGTTATAAATACGGCGGAGATTATCTTTCTTTCGTAAAAGAGTTGGCGGTTATACTGTCTGAAACGCTTGGAACTCGGATGACGGCTATATTTATGGATGTGGGCAAAGCATTTACTTTAGATGCGATTCATGGCTCTCTGTCGGGGAAAGTACTGAAGATGAGTGTCCTTGGAGGCGGGAATTTTGAGGAATTGCTATCATCTTCCGATGATTATTTAGAATTAAAAGAGGATTTATATTTTCGGACGCCAGAAAATAAGCGTATATGCCTGATGTGTATGGATGCCGGATTCAAATACGTTATTCCATTGAAGATAGACGAAAAAATCGTTGGAATGATATTTACGGAACGGTTGGACGATGACTATTTCAATGGCGAAAGCGGAACAAACTTTAAAGAGATATTATCTCTGCTCAGCCAAAAGCTCAGATTGGGAAAAGCTGATCTCATCCTTGAAAAAGAATCGCTAAGAAAAGCGACGATGATCGGGTTAACAGAAAAACTTTCGGCAATTACAGAAACAGAGGATTTGTTGAAATCCATTCTTGATTATCTGAAAAGTGTAGTAGATTATAACGCAGCCGGCATATTTCTGATAGAAGGGGATAACAAAAAAATAAAAGACAGGTATCAGGTAGGGTTCGATTTAGAACGTTTGGATAAGGTCGATATGAAGGTCGGCAAAGGAATTATTGGCTCAAGCATTGAATTAAGAAAAGCTATACTTACGCCTGATGTATCTTTGGAGCCGAAATATGTCGTTGCCCGACAGGAAACAAAATCAGAAATATGTGTCCCTCTAATTCGCGGCGATAAAGTTTTAGGCGCTTTTAACGTGGAGAACGATAAAAGTTATGCGTATGGATTTGATGATCTTGATATGCTGACGGGCGTTGCCAACATTGCGGCGGTTGTCATAGATAACGCCCGTTTATTTAAGCTTTCCAAGGAAAAACAGGAAATTGAAAGGGATATAAAAATAGCCGCGGATATTCAAAAAGCCTTGCTTCCGCATCATTTACCGGAAGTGGAAGGATTGGATATGGCAGCCTCCACGATACAAAGTAAGATGGTGGGGGGCGACCTGTATGATGTGTCGATGTTCGCAAGCGGAAGAGTATCAATAACGATAGGCGATGTTTCAGGAAAAGGAATTCCTGCGGCTATTCTCATGGCCAATTTATACGCTTCATATAAAGGTCTCGCGCGAACGAATCTCCCTGTTGAGGAATTGGTGAATCAACTGAACCTACTAATCTACGGCGCAACGGACGATGACCGATTTGCCACATTCTTTTATGGAGTATATGACCCTGAAGATAAGCAAATGGCGTATTGTAACGGCGGACATAATCCTCCTTTGGTTATTCGCTCCGACGGGAAAATCGAATTGTTGGAAGCAGGGGGACCTGCAATAGGATTTGTCACCGATAAGGAATATAAATCCGGAATAGTCAAGTTTAATAAGGGTGATTATCTGCTTTTATATACCGACGGCGTTACAGAGGCGGAAAACAGAAACGGAGATTTTTATGGAATTGACAAATTATCCGATATATCATTGAAATCCAGGGGGAAATCAGCCATTGAATTGCATGATAATATCATACGTGATTTACAAAAATTCTCAAAAGGGTCTATGGCTAAATCGGATGATGTCACTCTCATTAGTATTCGCATAATTTGA
- a CDS encoding Ig-like domain-containing protein produces MTDNSIAAGINSYGLSKRQNFKKSFATSGIIFFIIFLSGCASKGPILGGPVDDIPPLILNTVPENLSLSVRSDIKVKFEFNERMNRSSVEKAIFISPVPESKPEYKWNGYKKLTLIFTDELTGDRTYVISIGSGAADEHKNKMGESFNLAFSTGNRIDNGTIAGEVFGYGSKSKVLLFAYLMEDSLDIEPAETNPDYITQPNKKGEYRFKHLAYGRYRVFAVEDLDENSKYFIGKDKIAITTKDDAVLNEADTSSTFSFYGFSLIDTLNPVIVSLLAVDNGHLSVRSLDPLVLPEDIDSIWALNKTGEEKIIPSVIYPDAEEANIFHLHFEELKDDTEYDLFFGGFEDSSGNKMDSISRKRTFTSSAERDTTPPQLLSVTPQRGNKLVYSGDHIRINFNEGINKESMLSALKIFLSDTVSVNYDLVSKYSNKWEAFSADGWKSGGSYTIEINLGEISDLRGNSMSDSLWTSNFQVVENDTFGIISGSVLDDLENNIAVHLIAVPFDKKARKINMKVNSDGNFQFDKVLPGKYFLSAYGDRDENGAYTLGSPVPYTLSERYFQGSDTVYVRSRWETADHKIVFTEE; encoded by the coding sequence TTGACAGATAACTCAATTGCTGCGGGCATAAATAGTTATGGACTTTCTAAAAGGCAAAATTTTAAAAAAAGTTTTGCTACATCAGGAATCATTTTCTTTATTATTTTCTTGTCGGGCTGTGCATCAAAAGGTCCTATTTTAGGCGGGCCTGTTGATGACATACCGCCTCTGATACTTAATACGGTTCCCGAGAATTTATCTCTTTCGGTTAGGAGTGATATTAAAGTAAAATTCGAATTCAATGAAAGAATGAATCGTTCAAGTGTGGAAAAAGCGATTTTTATTTCTCCTGTTCCCGAATCCAAACCTGAGTACAAATGGAACGGTTACAAGAAACTCACTCTGATTTTTACCGATGAGTTAACCGGAGACAGAACGTACGTGATAAGTATCGGCAGCGGCGCAGCCGATGAGCATAAGAACAAAATGGGGGAAAGTTTTAATCTCGCTTTTTCTACGGGAAACCGCATTGATAATGGAACTATAGCGGGAGAGGTTTTCGGTTATGGAAGCAAAAGCAAGGTTTTGCTGTTCGCGTATCTTATGGAAGATTCGCTGGATATAGAACCGGCGGAGACAAATCCTGATTATATAACCCAACCGAACAAAAAGGGTGAGTATCGGTTTAAGCATCTTGCTTACGGCAGATATAGAGTTTTCGCGGTGGAAGACCTTGACGAAAATAGTAAATATTTCATAGGAAAAGACAAGATAGCAATCACCACAAAAGATGATGCAGTTTTAAATGAAGCAGACACCTCTTCCACCTTTTCTTTTTACGGATTCAGCTTAATTGACACGCTCAATCCGGTTATTGTATCTCTGCTGGCGGTTGATAACGGTCACCTGAGCGTTCGTTCGCTCGATCCGCTCGTGCTACCCGAAGATATTGATTCGATTTGGGCGCTGAATAAGACCGGGGAAGAAAAGATAATTCCATCGGTTATTTATCCCGATGCGGAGGAAGCGAATATTTTCCACCTGCACTTTGAAGAATTGAAAGATGATACGGAATATGATCTGTTTTTCGGCGGATTCGAGGACAGTTCGGGTAATAAAATGGATTCGATTTCAAGGAAGAGAACCTTTACCTCATCAGCAGAGCGGGATACTACGCCACCCCAACTTCTCTCGGTGACTCCCCAAAGAGGAAATAAATTGGTATATTCAGGAGATCATATTAGAATTAATTTCAATGAAGGCATAAATAAAGAAAGTATGTTATCGGCATTAAAAATATTCTTATCTGATACCGTTTCTGTTAATTATGATTTGGTCTCCAAATATTCCAATAAGTGGGAAGCGTTCTCCGCCGATGGATGGAAGTCAGGAGGAAGTTATACTATCGAAATAAATCTTGGAGAAATCAGCGATTTACGTGGTAATTCAATGTCCGATAGTTTGTGGACGAGTAATTTTCAAGTCGTAGAAAATGATACTTTCGGTATCATCAGCGGTTCGGTACTTGATGATTTAGAAAATAATATAGCCGTTCATTTAATTGCCGTACCCTTTGATAAAAAGGCGAGAAAAATAAATATGAAGGTAAATTCGGACGGGAATTTTCAGTTCGATAAAGTTTTACCCGGCAAATATTTTTTGAGCGCTTACGGCGACAGAGATGAAAACGGGGCTTACACATTAGGCTCACCCGTACCTTATACCCTTTCAGAGCGGTACTTTCAGGGAAGTGACACCGTTTATGTCCGTTCGAGATGGGAAACGGCAGATCATAAAATTGTATTCACTGAGGAATGA
- a CDS encoding long-chain fatty acid--CoA ligase, with protein sequence MKILDYLRQNIERYPEGIFLVSGDESYSYSQFYDKMNQFSARLKALGIGKGDNVGIMLPNIPEWIIAYYSILKIGAVVVPINIMLKDNEIKYLLTDSGAKSVIFWDGFSSDVMKAATGSGCNILIKCGGSEIEGIHEFGESVPHYDRQDEESELNEDDTCVIIYTPGTTGKPMGVELSQKAVVENALSCSILLPVGPSDTIIGVLPLFHSFGHTAVMNLTMVIGAKLVLVQRFEPLELSKMIKSLSPSLFFGVPSMYHAILNDKRIEADSFQKVKYCISGAAKLAANLLKDFENKFNCVILEGYGLTEAGPVVSFNKNASLRRPGSIGFPIDGVEMNIFDDDGNEIDRGQIGEIVVRGESVMKGYLNDPDATKRSFINGWLRTGDLARVDDEGYYYIVDRKSDLIIKHGFNVYPKEIENELLTHPDIKECSVIGIRDDAVGEKIKVYVVPANGNSMNEEEITKYCSERMAAYKVPDIVEIIAGLPKNASGKVLKKSLRMLHKY encoded by the coding sequence GTGAAAATACTCGATTATCTGAGACAAAACATTGAAAGGTATCCCGAGGGAATATTCCTTGTGTCGGGGGATGAAAGTTATTCCTACTCCCAATTTTACGACAAGATGAATCAATTCTCCGCTCGCCTGAAGGCGTTGGGAATAGGTAAGGGGGACAATGTAGGCATTATGCTGCCGAACATTCCTGAGTGGATTATCGCTTATTATTCTATTTTGAAAATCGGGGCTGTGGTTGTTCCGATTAATATTATGCTGAAAGATAATGAGATTAAGTATCTGCTGACTGATAGCGGCGCAAAGAGTGTGATTTTTTGGGATGGATTCTCTTCGGATGTTATGAAAGCGGCTACGGGAAGCGGCTGCAATATTTTAATTAAGTGCGGGGGAAGTGAGATTGAAGGTATTCACGAGTTCGGAGAATCAGTGCCCCATTATGACCGGCAAGATGAAGAATCTGAGCTGAATGAGGATGATACCTGCGTAATTATTTATACTCCGGGCACAACAGGAAAACCTATGGGAGTTGAGCTCTCGCAAAAAGCTGTTGTCGAGAACGCTCTGTCTTGCTCTATCCTTCTTCCGGTGGGTCCTTCAGATACGATTATCGGAGTTTTACCCTTGTTCCATTCATTCGGGCATACTGCTGTTATGAATCTTACGATGGTTATAGGAGCAAAATTGGTGCTGGTTCAACGGTTTGAGCCTTTAGAATTATCGAAGATGATTAAATCTTTATCTCCCAGCCTCTTTTTCGGTGTTCCGTCTATGTATCATGCCATTTTAAATGATAAACGAATCGAGGCTGATTCGTTTCAAAAAGTCAAGTATTGTATTTCCGGAGCCGCTAAATTAGCGGCGAACCTGCTTAAAGATTTTGAAAATAAATTTAATTGTGTGATACTTGAAGGATACGGACTGACGGAGGCGGGACCTGTTGTATCTTTCAACAAGAACGCGTCACTACGCAGACCCGGGTCCATTGGTTTTCCTATTGACGGCGTTGAAATGAACATCTTTGATGATGATGGAAATGAAATCGACCGCGGACAAATCGGCGAGATAGTAGTTCGCGGAGAAAGTGTTATGAAGGGATATCTAAACGACCCTGATGCCACTAAAAGAAGTTTTATAAATGGTTGGCTCCGAACGGGCGACCTTGCCCGTGTGGACGATGAAGGTTATTATTATATTGTTGACAGGAAATCCGACCTTATCATCAAACATGGATTTAACGTATATCCTAAAGAAATCGAAAATGAATTACTGACTCATCCTGATATTAAGGAATGTTCCGTTATCGGGATACGCGATGATGCTGTTGGAGAAAAGATTAAAGTGTATGTGGTCCCCGCGAATGGCAATTCGATGAATGAAGAAGAAATTACTAAATACTGTTCAGAGCGAATGGCTGCGTATAAAGTACCGGATATCGTGGAGATAATAGCGGGATTGCCAAAGAATGCCTCGGGAAAAGTATTGAAAAAATCTTTGCGAATGCTGCATAAGTATTAG
- the dapF gene encoding diaminopimelate epimerase, with translation MAKEYKFLKMHGAENDFVVFNDIDGSVPEISDNTAAEICDRKNGVGADGILIFLKKSSSDFHMRYLNSDGSEGSMCGNGARCLVKLAEKLFNKKEFTFTAPDGEHRGWIEENSVKVSMLTDSKVKPCSVNGRKGFVIDTGAPHFVTDLLDDDLKDLSGVGKELRYSKEFKFGANIDFIKIENDNISVCTYERGVEALTMACGTGAVAVALTLRETRGIEFPTEMQFPGGLLTVHQSDREGEVILEGAVRIVYSGNLSL, from the coding sequence TTGGCGAAAGAATATAAATTCTTAAAAATGCACGGGGCGGAAAACGATTTTGTAGTATTTAATGATATTGACGGTTCTGTTCCTGAGATCAGTGATAATACGGCAGCTGAAATCTGTGATAGGAAGAACGGAGTGGGAGCTGATGGAATTCTTATTTTCCTGAAAAAATCTTCCTCCGATTTTCATATGCGATATCTGAATTCGGATGGTTCTGAGGGAAGTATGTGCGGAAATGGAGCAAGGTGTCTGGTGAAATTAGCCGAAAAACTGTTTAATAAAAAGGAATTTACCTTTACCGCGCCGGACGGCGAGCATAGAGGATGGATAGAGGAAAACTCCGTTAAAGTCAGTATGCTGACCGATTCAAAGGTTAAACCCTGTTCGGTTAATGGTAGAAAAGGGTTCGTGATTGACACAGGCGCTCCTCATTTTGTCACGGATCTATTGGATGATGATTTAAAAGACCTATCAGGCGTGGGAAAAGAATTGCGCTACAGCAAGGAATTTAAATTCGGAGCAAACATTGATTTTATAAAAATTGAGAATGATAACATCTCTGTTTGCACCTATGAACGCGGCGTGGAGGCGCTTACTATGGCGTGTGGAACAGGGGCCGTGGCAGTAGCTCTCACCCTCCGAGAAACGAGAGGGATTGAATTTCCGACCGAAATGCAATTTCCCGGCGGTCTTTTGACCGTTCATCAGAGCGATAGAGAAGGAGAAGTGATATTGGAAGGTGCGGTAAGAATTGTATATAGTGGTAATTTATCATTATAA
- a CDS encoding M48 family metallopeptidase — protein sequence MDNSDDIIKISPLPDPKKAKKYAHLKLAGSLLNTILYLMFTLAILYTGFSKNLAQYISTITVNDYQKLLLFFLALGFAQSIIGFPLKYSIGFKMERRYGLSDQSFKGWIWHGFKGLLVSVVIGAPLLLLFYYFLRKFGQMWWVPTGLILFGFSVLLGRLAPTLIFPLFYKFVPLDTGELADKIKLMSESVGMKLSGVYSFNLSKTTKKANAAFAGFGKAKRVLLGDTLLELMTDNEILTVMAHELGHYRLKHVPKLIAAGMITTFFGLYIAAELYSYTLSYFSFGNIVEIGALPLLSLWLMAYSFLTNPLTNILSREFERQADKYALDISKDPESFKSALMRLASLNLADIEPHPIIEFIFYSHPAITKRLSAIDSYENKGVNL from the coding sequence ATGGACAATTCAGACGATATAATAAAAATCTCGCCTCTTCCGGACCCCAAAAAAGCGAAAAAATACGCCCACTTGAAATTGGCGGGGTCACTGCTTAATACGATTCTATATCTGATGTTTACATTGGCAATTCTCTATACCGGATTCAGCAAAAATCTCGCTCAATATATTTCTACAATAACGGTAAACGATTATCAAAAACTCTTACTCTTTTTTTTAGCGTTGGGATTTGCTCAGTCAATTATCGGGTTTCCGCTCAAATATTCTATCGGATTTAAAATGGAGCGTCGTTACGGATTATCAGACCAAAGTTTCAAGGGCTGGATTTGGCACGGATTCAAAGGGCTTTTAGTCTCCGTGGTCATCGGAGCTCCTCTGTTGTTGCTGTTCTATTATTTCCTGAGAAAATTCGGACAAATGTGGTGGGTTCCCACAGGTCTGATTCTCTTTGGCTTCAGTGTTCTTCTCGGAAGATTGGCGCCGACGTTGATTTTCCCGCTTTTCTACAAATTCGTACCGCTTGATACGGGGGAGCTGGCTGACAAAATAAAATTGATGTCTGAAAGCGTGGGAATGAAGCTTAGCGGCGTGTACAGTTTCAACCTCAGCAAAACGACCAAAAAGGCTAATGCGGCTTTTGCCGGATTCGGTAAAGCCAAGAGAGTACTGTTAGGCGATACGTTGTTGGAGCTTATGACCGATAACGAAATATTAACAGTGATGGCTCATGAGCTTGGCCATTATCGGCTAAAGCACGTACCGAAACTTATTGCGGCAGGGATGATTACGACTTTCTTCGGGTTGTATATCGCCGCAGAGCTATATTCATATACGCTGAGTTATTTCAGTTTCGGTAACATTGTAGAGATAGGGGCGCTTCCGTTGCTCTCTCTATGGCTAATGGCATATTCGTTTCTGACAAATCCCTTAACGAATATTCTTTCTCGCGAGTTCGAGCGGCAAGCGGATAAATATGCTCTGGATATATCGAAGGACCCGGAATCGTTCAAATCAGCGCTTATGAGGCTTGCAAGTTTAAATTTGGCGGATATAGAACCGCATCCGATTATCGAATTTATATTTTACAGTCATCCCGCTATAACTAAACGGTTGTCAGCCATAGACTCTTATGAAAATAAAGGAGTAAATCTGTAA